From Apium graveolens cultivar Ventura chromosome 9, ASM990537v1, whole genome shotgun sequence, the proteins below share one genomic window:
- the LOC141683548 gene encoding uncharacterized protein LOC141683548 isoform X3 gives MSMDPKVLVEFEVKERGKETFISRGDLVDHKFNSYGADLLLFNIGSKFPVFTKYVDAVMRPNSELMVKEQDVEGLAKMLSSDTRLADYLGVDVVERLVMVLDKDVSISIKESAACILSHAPIDTFKDLITVKAIPRILCHLYERPSFALCRVVTALTRFACVSPEYVRVMLDQGALTFFKANSRYYTPGTLILKNFAKFLVIVCRANVFTLQEENVCAKILENILRINSHDYVHMERACYGLQYLSYKRRLEMDMDTIAKLFVLAVNQDNGVAGSALGVLGNIARWGDVSQIEFMASGDTIVIAFQRFLSDKPMKFQWELCQIICKHPWAVLNQVKKLAVENILAALDILKSKRRIVCYGPSEAFKALNKLLEINVLINALKKHLDTGCFAEDLRPVSSLGEIDIYDLRLLYGRYFEDSLECGEMVEDKPAALDQLRKIFCLDESDADSIMSVITYPNYAREFVQRMTSGSLQADESELDCLQRYCNTLNIDAQKAVEIHEGIYLEKVHEFLSDGEPSDKDIQSLKQIQILLCIPDKSISRIYAKFSSKSSLLVCSSSF, from the exons ATGTCGATGGATCCCAAAGTTTTGGTTGAATTTGAGGTGAAGGAGCGGGGAAAAGAAACATTTATATCGAGGGGGGATCTTGTTGATCATAAGTTTAATAGTTATGGTGCTGATTTGTTGTTATTCAATATTGGCAGTAAG TTTCCAGTTTTTACTAAATATGTTGATGCGGTAATGAGGCCCAACAGCGAGTTAATGGTCAAAGAACAGGATGTAGAAGGGTTAGCTAAAATGCTTTCCTCTG ACACAAGATTAGCTGATTATTTGGGAGTTGATGTTGTTGAACGCCTTGTTATGGTTCTCGACAAGGATGTATCTATTTCCATCAAG GAGTCTGCTGCTTGCATCCTCTCACATGCACCAATTGACACCTTCAAAGATCTAATTACAGTAAAGGCAATTCCAAGAATTTTGTGTCATTTGTATGAGAGACCTTCTTTTGCTCTTTGTCGG GTTGTGACCGCATTGACACGTTTTGCTTGCGTTTCCCCCGAATATGTGAGAGTTATGCTTGATCAAGGAGCTTTAACCTTTTTTAAAGCTAATTCCAGATATTATACACCGGGTACTTTAATACTGAAAAACTTTGCCAAGTTTTTGGTTATTGTTTGTCGAGCCAACGTTTTTACATTGCAGGAG GAGAATGTTTGTGCCAAGATTTTAGAGAATATACTTCGGATAAACTCTCATGACTATGTCCATATGGAGAGAGCATGCTATGGACTTCAATATCTTTCTTACAAAAGGAGATTGGAGATGGACATGGATACCATCGCTAAACTATTTGTGCTCGCTGT TAACCAGGATAATGGGGTTGCTGGTTCTGCACTTGGAGTGCTTGGAAATATTGCGAGATGGGGGGATGTTTCACAGATTGAG TTCATGGCTTCTGGTGATACGATTGTGATAGCCTTTCAGAGGTTCCTGTCAGATAAACCCATGAAGTTTCAGTGGGAGCTTTGTCAAATAATTTGCAAA CATCCTTGGGCTGTACTTAATCAAGTAAAGAAGCTTGCGGTGGAAAACATATTAGCAGCACTAGATATACTAAAATCAAAGAGGCGAATAGT GTGCTACGGACCGTCAGAGGCTTTTAAGGCGCTTAATAAATTATTGGAAATAAATGTTTTAATAAACGCACTGAAGAAACATCTTGATACCGGCTGCTTTGCAGAAGATCTTCGACCAGTTTCTTCTTTAG GTGAAATTGATATTTATGACTTGAGGCTTCTTTACGGAAGATATTTCGAAGATTCCTTGGAATGCGGCGAAATGGTAGAAGATAAG CCGGCTGCTTTGGACCAACTGAGAAAAATATTTTGTTTAGATGAAAGCGATGCAGATTCTATCATGTCGGTGATCACGTATCCTAATTATGCTAGAGAATTTGTCCAACGTATGACTTCTGGTAGTTTACAAGCTGATGAAAGTGAACTAGACTGCCTCCAAAGGTATTGCAACACGTTGAACATTGATGCTCAGAAGGCTGTTGAAATCCATGAAG GAATATATCTAGAAAAAGTACATGAGTTTCTATCTGATGGAGAGCCCTCAGACAAGGACATCCAGTCATTGAAGCAGATTCAGATTTTGCTGTGTATTCCCGACAAAAGCATATCAAGAATATATGCTAAATTTTCTTCTAAAAGTTCACTGTTAGTTTGCTCTAGTTCCTTTTGA
- the LOC141683548 gene encoding uncharacterized protein LOC141683548 isoform X1 — protein sequence MSMDPKVLVEFEVKERGKETFISRGDLVDHKFNSYGADLLLFNIGSKFPVFTKYVDAVMRPNSELMVKEQDVEGLAKMLSSDTRLADYLGVDVVERLVMVLDKDVSISIKESAACILSHAPIDTFKDLITVKAIPRILCHLYERPSFALCRVVTALTRFACVSPEYVRVMLDQGALTFFKANSRYYTPGTLILKNFAKFLVIVCRANVFTLQEENVCAKILENILRINSHDYVHMERACYGLQYLSYKRRLEMDMDTIAKLFVLAVNQDNGVAGSALGVLGNIARWGDVSQIEFMASGDTIVIAFQRFLSDKPMKFQWELCQIICKVCDHLPDFVVHPWAVLNQVKKLAVENILAALDILKSKRRIVCYGPSEAFKALNKLLEINVLINALKKHLDTGCFAEDLRPVSSLGEIDIYDLRLLYGRYFEDSLECGEMVEDKPAALDQLRKIFCLDESDADSIMSVITYPNYAREFVQRMTSGSLQADESELDCLQRYCNTLNIDAQKAVEIHEGIYLEKVHEFLSDGEPSDKDIQSLKQIQILLCIPDKSISRIYAKFSSKSSLLVCSSSF from the exons ATGTCGATGGATCCCAAAGTTTTGGTTGAATTTGAGGTGAAGGAGCGGGGAAAAGAAACATTTATATCGAGGGGGGATCTTGTTGATCATAAGTTTAATAGTTATGGTGCTGATTTGTTGTTATTCAATATTGGCAGTAAG TTTCCAGTTTTTACTAAATATGTTGATGCGGTAATGAGGCCCAACAGCGAGTTAATGGTCAAAGAACAGGATGTAGAAGGGTTAGCTAAAATGCTTTCCTCTG ACACAAGATTAGCTGATTATTTGGGAGTTGATGTTGTTGAACGCCTTGTTATGGTTCTCGACAAGGATGTATCTATTTCCATCAAG GAGTCTGCTGCTTGCATCCTCTCACATGCACCAATTGACACCTTCAAAGATCTAATTACAGTAAAGGCAATTCCAAGAATTTTGTGTCATTTGTATGAGAGACCTTCTTTTGCTCTTTGTCGG GTTGTGACCGCATTGACACGTTTTGCTTGCGTTTCCCCCGAATATGTGAGAGTTATGCTTGATCAAGGAGCTTTAACCTTTTTTAAAGCTAATTCCAGATATTATACACCGGGTACTTTAATACTGAAAAACTTTGCCAAGTTTTTGGTTATTGTTTGTCGAGCCAACGTTTTTACATTGCAGGAG GAGAATGTTTGTGCCAAGATTTTAGAGAATATACTTCGGATAAACTCTCATGACTATGTCCATATGGAGAGAGCATGCTATGGACTTCAATATCTTTCTTACAAAAGGAGATTGGAGATGGACATGGATACCATCGCTAAACTATTTGTGCTCGCTGT TAACCAGGATAATGGGGTTGCTGGTTCTGCACTTGGAGTGCTTGGAAATATTGCGAGATGGGGGGATGTTTCACAGATTGAG TTCATGGCTTCTGGTGATACGATTGTGATAGCCTTTCAGAGGTTCCTGTCAGATAAACCCATGAAGTTTCAGTGGGAGCTTTGTCAAATAATTTGCAAAGTTTGTGATCATTTACCAGATTTTGTGGTG CATCCTTGGGCTGTACTTAATCAAGTAAAGAAGCTTGCGGTGGAAAACATATTAGCAGCACTAGATATACTAAAATCAAAGAGGCGAATAGT GTGCTACGGACCGTCAGAGGCTTTTAAGGCGCTTAATAAATTATTGGAAATAAATGTTTTAATAAACGCACTGAAGAAACATCTTGATACCGGCTGCTTTGCAGAAGATCTTCGACCAGTTTCTTCTTTAG GTGAAATTGATATTTATGACTTGAGGCTTCTTTACGGAAGATATTTCGAAGATTCCTTGGAATGCGGCGAAATGGTAGAAGATAAG CCGGCTGCTTTGGACCAACTGAGAAAAATATTTTGTTTAGATGAAAGCGATGCAGATTCTATCATGTCGGTGATCACGTATCCTAATTATGCTAGAGAATTTGTCCAACGTATGACTTCTGGTAGTTTACAAGCTGATGAAAGTGAACTAGACTGCCTCCAAAGGTATTGCAACACGTTGAACATTGATGCTCAGAAGGCTGTTGAAATCCATGAAG GAATATATCTAGAAAAAGTACATGAGTTTCTATCTGATGGAGAGCCCTCAGACAAGGACATCCAGTCATTGAAGCAGATTCAGATTTTGCTGTGTATTCCCGACAAAAGCATATCAAGAATATATGCTAAATTTTCTTCTAAAAGTTCACTGTTAGTTTGCTCTAGTTCCTTTTGA
- the LOC141683548 gene encoding uncharacterized protein LOC141683548 isoform X2: protein MSMDPKVLVEFEVKERGKETFISRGDLVDHKFNSYGADLLLFNIGSKFPVFTKYVDAVMRPNSELMVKEQDVEGLAKMLSSDTRLADYLGVDVVERLVMVLDKDVSISIKESAACILSHAPIDTFKDLITVKAIPRILCHLYERPSFALCRVVTALTRFACVSPEYVRVMLDQGALTFFKANSRYYTPGTLILKNFAKFLVIVCRANVFTLQEENVCAKILENILRINSHDYVHMERACYGLQYLSYKRRLEMDMDTIAKLFVLAVNQDNGVAGSALGVLGNIARWGDVSQIEFMASGDTIVIAFQRFLSDKPMKFQWELCQIICKVCDHLPDFVHPWAVLNQVKKLAVENILAALDILKSKRRIVCYGPSEAFKALNKLLEINVLINALKKHLDTGCFAEDLRPVSSLGEIDIYDLRLLYGRYFEDSLECGEMVEDKPAALDQLRKIFCLDESDADSIMSVITYPNYAREFVQRMTSGSLQADESELDCLQRYCNTLNIDAQKAVEIHEGIYLEKVHEFLSDGEPSDKDIQSLKQIQILLCIPDKSISRIYAKFSSKSSLLVCSSSF from the exons ATGTCGATGGATCCCAAAGTTTTGGTTGAATTTGAGGTGAAGGAGCGGGGAAAAGAAACATTTATATCGAGGGGGGATCTTGTTGATCATAAGTTTAATAGTTATGGTGCTGATTTGTTGTTATTCAATATTGGCAGTAAG TTTCCAGTTTTTACTAAATATGTTGATGCGGTAATGAGGCCCAACAGCGAGTTAATGGTCAAAGAACAGGATGTAGAAGGGTTAGCTAAAATGCTTTCCTCTG ACACAAGATTAGCTGATTATTTGGGAGTTGATGTTGTTGAACGCCTTGTTATGGTTCTCGACAAGGATGTATCTATTTCCATCAAG GAGTCTGCTGCTTGCATCCTCTCACATGCACCAATTGACACCTTCAAAGATCTAATTACAGTAAAGGCAATTCCAAGAATTTTGTGTCATTTGTATGAGAGACCTTCTTTTGCTCTTTGTCGG GTTGTGACCGCATTGACACGTTTTGCTTGCGTTTCCCCCGAATATGTGAGAGTTATGCTTGATCAAGGAGCTTTAACCTTTTTTAAAGCTAATTCCAGATATTATACACCGGGTACTTTAATACTGAAAAACTTTGCCAAGTTTTTGGTTATTGTTTGTCGAGCCAACGTTTTTACATTGCAGGAG GAGAATGTTTGTGCCAAGATTTTAGAGAATATACTTCGGATAAACTCTCATGACTATGTCCATATGGAGAGAGCATGCTATGGACTTCAATATCTTTCTTACAAAAGGAGATTGGAGATGGACATGGATACCATCGCTAAACTATTTGTGCTCGCTGT TAACCAGGATAATGGGGTTGCTGGTTCTGCACTTGGAGTGCTTGGAAATATTGCGAGATGGGGGGATGTTTCACAGATTGAG TTCATGGCTTCTGGTGATACGATTGTGATAGCCTTTCAGAGGTTCCTGTCAGATAAACCCATGAAGTTTCAGTGGGAGCTTTGTCAAATAATTTGCAAAGTTTGTGATCATTTACCAGATTTTGTG CATCCTTGGGCTGTACTTAATCAAGTAAAGAAGCTTGCGGTGGAAAACATATTAGCAGCACTAGATATACTAAAATCAAAGAGGCGAATAGT GTGCTACGGACCGTCAGAGGCTTTTAAGGCGCTTAATAAATTATTGGAAATAAATGTTTTAATAAACGCACTGAAGAAACATCTTGATACCGGCTGCTTTGCAGAAGATCTTCGACCAGTTTCTTCTTTAG GTGAAATTGATATTTATGACTTGAGGCTTCTTTACGGAAGATATTTCGAAGATTCCTTGGAATGCGGCGAAATGGTAGAAGATAAG CCGGCTGCTTTGGACCAACTGAGAAAAATATTTTGTTTAGATGAAAGCGATGCAGATTCTATCATGTCGGTGATCACGTATCCTAATTATGCTAGAGAATTTGTCCAACGTATGACTTCTGGTAGTTTACAAGCTGATGAAAGTGAACTAGACTGCCTCCAAAGGTATTGCAACACGTTGAACATTGATGCTCAGAAGGCTGTTGAAATCCATGAAG GAATATATCTAGAAAAAGTACATGAGTTTCTATCTGATGGAGAGCCCTCAGACAAGGACATCCAGTCATTGAAGCAGATTCAGATTTTGCTGTGTATTCCCGACAAAAGCATATCAAGAATATATGCTAAATTTTCTTCTAAAAGTTCACTGTTAGTTTGCTCTAGTTCCTTTTGA